The segment GGCGTTGTTCCAATAATGATTGGTCTTTTGTGGTATCCATTTATCAAGAAATTAGGAAAAAGCACGTTTAACTTCTTTTTGGCATTCACTATGGGGCTGCTAGTATTTCTCGGAATTGATGCAGTTATTGAGGCTACTGAAATATCCGAAAACCATCTTTCATCAATTTTTAATGGCGAACTTCTAATTGCAACCGTAGTCATTTTATCATTTTTGGCTTTGTATGGAATAGGTAAACAATTAACCAAAAAAACAGAGTTTTCAAAATTATCTCAAGGATTAGCAATGTCTCTAATGATTGCTATTGGCATTGGATTTCATAATTTAGGTGAGGGATTGGCTGTAGGTGCCGCTATTGCACTTGGAGAAGTTGCTTTGAGCACATTTTTGATTATTGGATTTGCTACTCATAATACAACTGAAGGATTAGCAATTGCTGCTCCATTAACTAAATCAAAAGCCAAAATATTCAAAATGATTGGTCTTGGATTAATTGCCGGGGTTCCTGCAATTTTTGGTTGTTGGATTGGCGGTTTCTCATTTTCACCATTATTCACTTTAATTTTTCTCGCAATCGGAGCAGGAGCAATTTTCCAAGTCGTATTATCCATTTTTCAATATATGAAAGAAAAATCTGATATATTATCAAATACATCGTTATTTGCAGGAGTTTCTGTAGGATTAATTGTCATGTATTTAACTAGTGTAATAATTTAAGCAAAAAAATTATCTAGTTTTTGTCAAATTTTTTATCAATAATTAATAAATACCACTCTGAGGCAGAAATTTTAAATGAAGATTGTTGCCTCTGGTGCTGTTTTGTTGTTAATGATCTCAATTGTATCATTTGGAATGCCTACTTTAGCAAATGCACAATCTACTGAATTTCCACTAACTGTTTCTACCGATTATCCTGGATATGCTGAAAATGGCGAAATAATAATTTCTGGCCAAGTCAAAGAATCTTCTTTATCTGAATATACTACCCCTGTTACATTGATGATTGTATCTCCAGATGGAAATATTGTTAAAATTGATCAATTAAATCTTAATTCAAATAATGAATTCTCTACAACATTAGTTGCCGGCGGTCCACTTTGGAAAGCTGGTGGTGATTACACTGTAAAAGTAAATTATGGTGCTCAGAAAGCAGAAACTAGTTTCAATTATGCAGGTGGTAGTGGTTCAATTACTGCACCACCTCCACCACCTGAACCAACACCTGTACCAGAACCAGTTATTGAAGAACCTGTGCCAGTTATTGAAGAACCAGAACCAATAGCAATTGTTGAACCAGAACCAGAACCAGAACCAGAACCACAAGCACTATGTGGTGAAGGAACCGTAATGAAAGATGGTAAATGTGTGGCAGAACAAAAGGAGGGTGGCGGTTGTCTAATTGCAACAGCAGCATTTGGTTCTGAAATGGCACCACAAGTTCAATTCTTGAGAGAGATTAGAGATAATACGGTAATGAACACACAATCCGGTACAACATTCATGACAGGATTCAATCAATTTTACTATTCATTTTCACCATATGTAGCAGACTATGAAAGAGAAAACCCAGTCTTCAAAGAAGCAGTCAAAGTAACATTAACACCAATGTTGACTTCACTAACATTACTCAACTATGTACAAGTTGACACTGAAGAAGAAATGTTAGGTTATGGTATTGGAATTATCTTATTGAACATTGGAATGTACTTTGTAGCACCAGCAGCAGCAATTATTTCAATAAAGAACAGACTAAATCGCAATTAAGTTATATATTCAAAAGATAGTGTATTCTTATGAACATTGAATACGAGGAGTTTGAAAATACAGAAGATCTGTTATTGTATCTCTCATCTGTTGCACCACCAATGAAAAATTTCATGCCAATTAATTCTTACAAAGGATTTGTTTGCTCTTTCATTCCATTAAGTCAATCTGGTGGAGATCTATTTCTGATGTTATATGCAAAAGGAGAACTTGAAACAGGAATCTATGAATTTGATGTTAAAACTCGTTCAGTTACCAAAGTTGAAGGAATTGAACGTGCAGACAAAACTTACTTCATTGTAATGATACCTAAAAGAAATACAATTGCAGACAAAGCAATTGAAAATATGTAAATTACTTTTGAATTTTTTTATTGAATTTTCCTAATTTGATAAATCCAATTAAGATACATAAAATACTAATTATTATTCCAACTATTCCAAACAAATAGTGTCCCATGATAAATCCTGCAATTATTGTAATTACAAATAACGCCGATCCAAAAATAAATGAAATAATTATTACAAGTAAATTTGCTTTATCTAATTCCATGAGAAAACTTCTAGAGCTTCTTTGTTATCATTTTTTGTGAAGAGACTGATCTACTTCTAGAATATTTTTCAATTATCTCATCTGGGGTTCTTCCATTGAATAGATCTTTACACAATCCTCTTAGATATCGCATGATTGCCCATGTTCCTGCCTTTAGGATTCCATACATGAAAATCTTCATTGGTGGACCGTATGTCTTATTTCTCAAGATAATAGGAATAATATCGTTAATTACGCGTAGATTGTTCTCCCAACATCTCCAAAACAATGTGAATTGTGCTTCATTCAAGTTTCCAAAGTGCATTGAATTTTTCTCACTAAAGTCTTGGTAAAGAAGTGGAGCAACTAATCCTCTAAAGTTCATTGTTCTAAAGTCATTCATCATATCAATTGTGGCTTGACTATCTTCTGGTGTTTCATCAGGCCATCCAATAATTATTGTTGCAGCTGGGAACCAATGATTCTCGTTTAGAATTTTTGCACCTTCTCTAACAACACTTCCCCATTCTTCAGTAGCAAACGGTCTTGTCTTTACACCTAGATGTTTTTTCACCATTGGTGGTGAAACTGTTTCAATACCTAGATTAGTTGCAAGCCATCTGCCGGTTTCATGTTGTCTATTAACATCAGCAATATTTCTCATTAATTGAGGATCTGCAGCAACTGCTGAAAATGTCATGTGTGTTGTACCAATAAAGTTTGCACCCATACCTTTGAGTCCTTTCCATAAATCTGTGATTGCATCTCTATTTGGAATGAAATCCCTATTATCACATCCATAAAGTAACATTTCATCAGAATGAAGCCAAACTGAATCAAATCCATAGTCTAAGTTAATTTTTGCCTCTCTTTGTAATCGTTCTATTGATAGGTCTTTTTTAGAACGTTTGTTGACATCACAAAAGTCACAGCCTCTTCCACAACCTCTCATTGCCTCAATAAGAGAATTAACGGTTGGTTTTGTAATTTCTGGAATATTTTGAATATTTTTAACAAAGCAATGCATCAATTCTGGTGCATCACCTTTCTCTAAATCATGGAACAAGTCTAATGCAAGTTCATCTGCTTCTCCGACAACTACTGTATCTATGCCATGAACTTTCATTCTATCTGATTTTGCTAATTCCCATGCACCATTTCCTCCAACTGCAACTTTGAAATCATATTTCTTTTTCAATTGAATAATCTCTGCACACATTTTTTTGAACTTCATTGCAACATATGATAATTTTTCTGGAGCCATGGTTGTTGTTACTGGAGCCATTCCTAAAGGATCCATTACATTAATTCCGACAACTTTGGTATCTGGACCTATTGATTTTGCTAAGTGTTCTGGATTTGCAACGAAAACATCTTTTTTATCATAGCCTTGATGTAATGCACTTTCAACTCTTCTTAATCCAACTTGAGCAACTTTTGCTTCACCTGTAACTGGATCGGTTTCAACTGCTGGACAAAATACTTTATCGAAAACCCATTCTGGAAGAACCTCATATGGACCACATGCTATGAAACCATAAAGAAAATTACCTCTATAATTTGTCATTAAACTTCTATCTGCTGTTAATACGATTCTTTTGCCAGACAACTCTAACACTTTCCTCTACCTATGATATATATCGTTTACGAGATTCTCTAAGACTAAATTATCTATCTTTTATTAATTTGATTGACAATTTTTGCTGCAGCTGCACCCGCTCCAATTCCATTATCAATATTCACTACTGTTAATCCTAATGAACAACTTTGTAACATTGCAGCAAGTGCTGCTACCCCTTTTTCTCCATACCCGTAACCAATTGAAGTTGGAACTCCTATTATTGGAACATTCACTGATGAAGAAACTACTGATGCTAACGCGCCTTCCATTCCAGCTACTACTATAATTGCGTCAACTCCTGATTTGACAAATTTTTTCAAAACTGGAAATATCCTGTGTAATCCTGCAATTCCAACATCGTAACTAGTGATACAACTACAGTTCATTGATTCACACATCAATCTTGATTCTTCTGCAATTCCGATATCTGATGTTCCTGCAGTAATTATTCCAATTTTTCCTTTAGTTTTCTTTACAGGTTTGTTATAAACCAGAATTGTAGTACAATTTTGTCCTGTACTAATTTTTAGATTATTTTTTTTACAAAAATTACAAATATCTTGATAATTCTTTTTTGGAATTCTTGAAACTACTATTGCATTTGTTTTTTCCAGTACTTTTTTAATTATCTTTTTTACCTCTGAATTTTCCTTTCTTTCAGCAAATATTACCTCTGGAATTCCTTTTCTTGCTTCTCTACCAAGATCAATTTTTGCAAAATTTTCAATCTCTTCAATTGTGTATAGTGATAACTGTTTTTTTGCTTCATCCGTTGATAATTTTCCATTTTTCACTGATTCTAAAATATCTGAAATATTCATGGTAATCTAAAATAACTCAGCTTTAAAAAAATTATTTAAAATTCAACACCTGACAATGCATTTTTGACACTGTCAACCCCTTTGTTGAACCATTCTTTTTCTTCATCGTTTAGTTCTAACTCGAGTATTTTCTCAACTCCCTTCTTTCCAACTACTGCTGGAACTCCAATTGAAACATCCTTTTGTCCATATTCGCCATCTAAGTTAGTTGAAACTGGAATTACCTGTTTTTTGTCCTGAACTACTGATTCTATCATGGCTGAAATTGCGTTTCCTGGTGCATGTACTGTTGCTCCTTTTAGTTTGATAACTTCTGCAGCTACACCTTTTGTTGCTGTGAAAATCTCATCAAGTTTTTCTTTCGGAAGTAACGTAGGTAATGGAATTCCTGATACTGTTGCAAATCTTGTTAACGGTAACATGTTTTCACCATGTTCTCCAATCACTAATGCTTTTGTTGATTCACGGGAATATCCTGTTGCTTCGTGTATGAATTGTTTGAATCTTGATAAGTCTAACATTCCGCCCATTCCAAAAACTCTGCTTCTATCAAATCCTGAAGTTTTGTATGCAATTTGTGCCATTGGGTCTAATGGATTTGTAACCGGAATAATCATTGCATCGTCTGCAAATTTCTTTATGTTACCAACAACATCTTTTACAACTCCTGCGTTAATCTTTAACAAATCCATTCTTGTCATTCCAGGTTTTCTTCCTGCACCTGCAACTACCACGACAATCTTGGAACCTTTCATGTCCTCATAATTGTTTGAACCTTTTACATTAACGTCAATCCCCTGCTCTGATAACATGTGATTTAGATCCATTGCTTCACCTTGCGGTAGTCCTTCTGCGATATCTAATAGTAAAATTTCATCATCCAATCTTCTTAATGCTGAAAATAGTGCTGCATCTCCGCCAACTTTGCCTGCACCAATAATCGTAATCATGAATAAATTCCAAAATATTCAATAATTAAATCTATGTTGAATGTAATTTTGCAAACAGATTTTTATGCATTTTTATCATTTTATCGACATGGTACTTTTCATAGATTGCCAAATTGCTGGAATTTCTGGTGATATGATATTGTCATCATTAGTCGATATTGGAGCCAATAAATCTAAGATAATTGATGGTATCAAAGAATCTGCAAATTTCTTAGAAGGTTCAACAATCAAAAAATTAGATTTTACTAAAGTGCAGAAAAAAGGCAAGTCTGCCACTCAATTAGTTTTAGAACTTGACGAAAATATACATGAACGAAAAGGAACTGAAATTAAAAATTGCATTCAATTATCTTGTGAAAAACTTGAATTATCTGATTCAGCAAAAGAATTTGCAGAAAATTCAATTAACACTCTCATAAATGCAGAATCTAATGTTCACGGAGAAAATGAATCCTCTGTACATTTTCATGAAGCATCAAGTATTGATACTGTTGTTGACATAGTTGGAACCGCAATAGCATTAGATGATCTAAACCTATTTGATGAAGAAATCTCTTGTTCACATGTAGCAATTGGAGGAGGAACTGTATCATTTTCTCATGGAGTAACTTCTAATCCTGCATATGCAATAACTGAAATTTTTAAAAATTCTAACATAGTTGTTACAGGAGGTCCTGTAACTGAGGAGCTTACAACTCCTACTGGAGCAAGTATTTTGGTAAATTTAGCTTCCTCATGTAAAGAATTCTTTGTTGATATGAGTATAGATTCAGTTGGATATGGTGCTGGAACAAAAGACTTTGATGGTTTTGCAAACGTATTAAAAATAATTCAAGGAAAGTCAAATGAAACTCTTGAAAGAGATTCGGTAAAAATACTAGAAACAAATCTTGATGATGTTTCTGGTGAGGTGATTGCAAATACAATAGAGAAATTGATGGAAAATGGTGCAAAAGATGTTACTGTAACACAAGCAATTACGAAAAAAGGAAGACCAACTCAATTAATTTCTGTAATATGTAGTTCACAAAATACTAATTCTTTACTAAATATTCTAATTAGTGAAACAAGAACTTTAGGCGTTAGAATTAGAACTTCAGAACGTTATATTGTTCCAAGAAAAATTCTTGAATCAGATGTAACGCTTGAAAATCAGAAATTTACCATACATTACAAAATCTCTGACTCAGATCATTTCAAACTAGAATTCGAGGATGTAAAATCTATATCAAATGCATTAAATATTTCATTTAATAAAACTGAAGAATTACTAAAGGAACAGATAAAGAAAAAAAATGACTAGTCTTATTGAATTACTAAATTGGTTTGATGATAAAGATAAGGTACTTGTATCATTATCTGGTGGTGTAGATAGTGCACTTGTAGCATACGCTGCAAATAAAAAATTAGGTAAAAATGCAATTGCTGTGACTGCTGATTACAAAACTTTATCATCTGAAGAACTAGATTCTGCAAAGTCAGTTGCTCATGAGATTGGTATCACTCATTCTATCATTGAGTATAGTGAACTAGAAAATGAAAATTTTGTCAAAAATGATAATAAGAGATGTTTTTACTGTCGTGATGAATTATCTACTGAACTGATTAAACTTTCAGATTCTCTTAAAATTAATACAATTGTGGATGGAACTCAAAGTGATGATATGGGAGATTATAGACCTGGAATTGATGCATTACACAGAAATGGAATTCGTAGTCCTTTATTGGAAGTGAAATTCACAAAAGAAAATGTCAGAAAAATTGCAAAAAATGTAGGTCTTTCAATATATGACAAACCATCTAATTCGTGTCTTGCTTCAAGAATTCCTTGGGGACAAAGAGTAACTGCTGAAAAATTAGCAAGAATTGAATTATCTGAAAAAATAATTAAACAAAAAATTGGAGTTCAACAAGTTCGTGTAAGGGACATTAACGGATTAGCAAGAATTGAAGTTGAATTGGATAAACTAACTTTATTGGATGATGTAAAAACTAAAAATGAAATTTTTTCGAAACTAAAAATGATTGGTTTTTCTAAAGTTGAAATTAATCCTAATGGATATGTTTCAGGAAGCCTGAATGTAATTCTTGAAAATTAAACTCTTGGCATAATGCTTAGTCTTGACTTTGCAGATACTGCAATTATTGAAACAATTGCTACTGCTAAGACAATCATGGCTATTGTGCCGAATTCTGGAACAACATGTGTACCTACAATTTCGATATCGGTTGTTGTTGCATCAAATGGAATCATTAGTTTGTTTCCCATTTGGTGTGCATCATCACTTTCTTCACCGTTAACTAGAACGAAGAATGAACCATCGTTAAATGGCGTGATGATATCTTCTGAAAGTGTAATGGTTAATTCACCATCATCTTCAGCCATGTGGATTGAGACTAGTAAAGAATCATCACCTGTTGCAGTAATACTTTCAACCATTCCTCCACTAATGTTGTAGTCGAGTTGTTTGGTTAAGTCAGCTGCTTCATGATGTCCTTCTTCATGACCACTGTGGCTTGGTGCTTGTTTTACAAGTCCACCTTCTAAGGTTACAACAATTACATCGTTGATGCCTGCATCACCGTATGTTGCTTTAATTTTGTATTCGCCGTCATATTTCATCAAAGGACTTGCAGTGTTGACACTCAATGAGAAACTTCCGTCTGAAGAAGGTGTAATTTGTTCGATTGTTACAACTCCTGTGGCTCCTGTTACAATTACTGTTACAGGTGTTCCATCTCTCATGTTTCCAACTTGACCATTAATCTCAATTGTAGAGTTATGATCAAAGTTTACACCATTAGACTCTATTTGAAGAGGTATTGGTGTATCGGCTGCAAAAGCCTGTGATGCGGCTCCCATACTTCCTACTGCCATTACGGCCATCAAAAGTACGATAGATTGAACGTTCATCTTGCAAATTGTTTTTTATGCTGATTATTTATGTATATTCGAACTTTTATCTATGAACTACATTTTTGGAATGAAAATTTGCTTATTCTTTGCTGAAATAATGATAATTGACGTAATTGCTAATATCAAAACCAATCCTGCAACAGTTCCAAATTCTGGAATTACAAATGTACCAATGATCTCAATCTCTTCAGAACCATATGAGAATGGAATTGTTAAAGTCCAAAAATCACCAACTGATGATGCTTTATGATTTGTTTCATCTCCGTCAACTAGAACAAAGAATCCATTTTCATCAGTATCTATGACATCTTTTGGAAGTGTAATTGTTAGTTCTCCATCACAATCTGTTTTGATTGCTATGATCATTGATTTCATTTCAGTATCTGGTGTCATACTTTGAATTTCTGCACAAGTTAATTCATAATCTAAAGAATGATCTTCTATCATGATTGTTTGTGACATCTTTTCATTTTCTTCCATTGCAAATTCAGGTGTAGCTTGTACACCTGCAGACATCATACCTCCGTATTCAAATTGAACTTGTGTTGAGTTCTCACCATAATTTACCATTATTGTATAAGTTCCAGTTTCTTTCCAAAGTCCACCTATTGATGTTGAAATAGTTTTAGAAAAACTTCCATCAGTATCAACCGTAATTTGATCTACATTAACCATATTTCCAACTGGACTTACAACTCGAATCAATGCCTCAACTCCTTCTAATCTAATATCTACAAGTCCAAAAACTTCAATTGGTTCTCCGGCTGCATAGGATTCTTTTTCAGTTGTAACTGTCAAGACTTGGTTTGATTGAGCAATTGATTCTCCTCCAAGAAATGGTAATAATATCAAACTAGCAATTACTAGAATAGAAACCTCTTTTGATTTCACAATTCTAGACTCTTTGGATCATATTTAACCAGTTTGTGTAAAAAAAACCAATTAGAATAGAAAATTTTTGAAATTTCTGAAAAATTTCTAATTAAATATATATTGCGCTCATAGAGAATTTGTTCAGTTTGTATCAATTCTTCTTTTCAGTAACTAGTGTTATGCATGGGGGATTGAATTAGATGGCAACCAAGAAAAACCCAATTTTAGTACCAGATCACGTTTATGTCCCAAAACATGAAATCATGACAAAAAAAGATGCTCAAAAAGTTTTAGACGAATTTAATTGTAAACCAACAGAATTACCATTAATCTTTGTAACCGATCCTGCAATTCTTGGACTTGGAGTAAAACCAGGTGACATGATAAGAATTACAAGAAAAAGTGGAACTGCAGGTGAAAGTACCTATTATCGATACGTGGTGGAAACTTAATGGCAGAAAATTATAATCAACGTTGGCCTGTCATTCAAGACATACTTCGAAGAGAAGGAATTGCACGACAACATCTTACTTCTTTTGATGAATTTTTAGATAATGGATTACAAAGTATTATTCAAGAAGTAGGACAAATTGAAATTGAAAATGCAGAATATCCTTACAAAATCCAACTTGGAAAAATAAAACTTCAACAACCAAGAATGATGGAATTAGACGGTTCTATTACTCATGTAACTCCTGCTGAGGCAAGACTAAGAAACATTTCATATGTTGCACCAATCATGATGGAAGCAAGTGTTGTTGAAGATGGTAAAACTCTAGAAACTCGTTTTGTTCACATTGGTGACATGCCAGTAATGGTAAAGTCACATGCATGTATTCTAAATACATTCACTGATCAAAAATTAATTGATCATCAAGAAGATCCTCGTGACCCTGGTGGATATTTCATCATTAATGGTTCTGAAAGAGTTGTGGTTGGATTAGAAGATCTTTCTTACAATAAAATTATTGTTGATGCAGAAAAAGTTGGAGGAAAAATAGTTCACAAAGCTAAAGTTTATTCTTCAATTATTGGTTACCGTGCAAAATTAGAATTAATTATGAAAGATGATGGAATGATTGTTGCAAAAATTCCTGGTTCTCCTGTAGACATTCCAGTTGTAACTTTAATGCGTGCACTCGGATTGGAATCTGACAAAGACATTGCAGGTGCAGTATCACTTGTTGATGAAATACAAGATCATTTGGAAGGCTCATTTGAAAAAGCAGGTGATGTCCCAACTTCAAAAGACGCAATTGTTTACATCAGTAAAAGAATTGCACCAGGAATGTTAGAAGAATTTCAAATTAAAAGAGCTGAAACACTTCTTGATTGGGGTTTGTTACCTCACTTGGGCAAACATCCAGAAAATAGAAAAGAAAAAGCTCACTTTATGGGTGAAGCAGCATGTAAATTATTAGAACTAAAGCTAGGATGGATTGATCCAGATGACAAAGATCATTATGGAAACAAAGTTATCAAGTTCGCAGGTCAAATGCTTGCTGATTTGTTTAGAACTGCATTCCGTAATTTAGTTAGAGACATGAAGTATCAACTAGAACGCTCTGGTCAAAAACGTGGAATAAATGCAGTTGCTGCAGCCATACGACCTGGAATTGTTTCAGATAAACTAAACAATGCAATTGCCACTGGAAACTGGGGACGAGGACGTGTAGGAGTTACACAATTACTTGACAGAACTAATTATCTCTCAACTATCAGTCATTTGAGACGAGTACAATCTCCTCTAAGTAGAACTCAACCAAACTTTGAAGCAAGAGATCTACATTCCACACACTTTGGTAGAATCTGTCCAAGTGAAACTCCTGAAGGCTCAAACTGTGGTTTGGTAAAGAACTTGGCATTATCTGCAATTATATCTCAAAATGTTCCATCTGAAGAAATTGTCGAGAAATTATTTGATATTGGTGTATCTGATTTAGTATCTACATCTAATGATGTTAAGAAAGATGGTACCAGAGTATTCGTTGATGGAAAATTAATTGGATTCCACAAAGACGGACAAAATCTAGTAGATCAAATGCGTGAGTTTAGAAGAACTTCAAAAATACATCCACATGTTGGAATATCTATACACAAGCCTGAAGAAGAAGGTGCTACTCAAAGATTATACGTAAATTGTAATGCTGGTCGTGTACTAAGACCACTTGTAATAATTAAAGACGGTAAAACTCTACTTTCAAATGACATTCTTGAGAAAATATCCAAGAAACTAATCTCTTGGAATGATCTTGTTCGAATGGGAGTAATTGAATTACTAGATGCAAATGAAGAAGAAAATTGTTATGTAACATTTGATGATAAAAATACAAAAAAATTCACTCATATGGAAATTTTCCCATCTGCAATTCTTGGTGCTGGTGCATCAATCATTCCTTATCCTGAACATAATCAATCTCCAAGAAATACTTACGAATCAGCCATGGCAAAACAAAGTCTTGGATTTTCAACTCCTATGATGAATACTAGTACTTACGTTAGACAACATTTCATGCTATACCCACAAACACCAATTGTTTCTACACGTGCAATGAATTTACTTGGAATGGAAGAAAGACCTGCAGGAGTAAATTGTACTGTTGCAGTATTACCGTTTGATGGTTATAACATTGAAGATGCAATTGTATTGAATCGTTCATCTGTAGACAGAGGTTTATTCCGAACTTTCTTTTACAGAATTTATGATACTGAAGCCAAACAATATC is part of the Candidatus Nitrosopelagicus brevis genome and harbors:
- a CDS encoding ZIP family metal transporter, translating into MMTSSKPVLAISAIAPIVLLAIMIVFLLGPASTFLQFGVVLPEVSIEKIEFIENEIQATVRNTGPIDVDVVLADVNDRIQPAAIEPDTSLKRFETALVRIPFDWNEGQPYEVGVTISDGTRFAKGIDAAFHALEPNMGLFVFLGMIGFLIGVVPIMIGLLWYPFIKKLGKSTFNFFLAFTMGLLVFLGIDAVIEATEISENHLSSIFNGELLIATVVILSFLALYGIGKQLTKKTEFSKLSQGLAMSLMIAIGIGFHNLGEGLAVGAAIALGEVALSTFLIIGFATHNTTEGLAIAAPLTKSKAKIFKMIGLGLIAGVPAIFGCWIGGFSFSPLFTLIFLAIGAGAIFQVVLSIFQYMKEKSDILSNTSLFAGVSVGLIVMYLTSVII
- a CDS encoding B12-binding domain-containing radical SAM protein; translated protein: MTNYRGNFLYGFIACGPYEVLPEWVFDKVFCPAVETDPVTGEAKVAQVGLRRVESALHQGYDKKDVFVANPEHLAKSIGPDTKVVGINVMDPLGMAPVTTTMAPEKLSYVAMKFKKMCAEIIQLKKKYDFKVAVGGNGAWELAKSDRMKVHGIDTVVVGEADELALDLFHDLEKGDAPELMHCFVKNIQNIPEITKPTVNSLIEAMRGCGRGCDFCDVNKRSKKDLSIERLQREAKINLDYGFDSVWLHSDEMLLYGCDNRDFIPNRDAITDLWKGLKGMGANFIGTTHMTFSAVAADPQLMRNIADVNRQHETGRWLATNLGIETVSPPMVKKHLGVKTRPFATEEWGSVVREGAKILNENHWFPAATIIIGWPDETPEDSQATIDMMNDFRTMNFRGLVAPLLYQDFSEKNSMHFGNLNEAQFTLFWRCWENNLRVINDIIPIILRNKTYGPPMKIFMYGILKAGTWAIMRYLRGLCKDLFNGRTPDEIIEKYSRSRSVSSQKMITKKL
- a CDS encoding malate dehydrogenase, whose product is MITIIGAGKVGGDAALFSALRRLDDEILLLDIAEGLPQGEAMDLNHMLSEQGIDVNVKGSNNYEDMKGSKIVVVVAGAGRKPGMTRMDLLKINAGVVKDVVGNIKKFADDAMIIPVTNPLDPMAQIAYKTSGFDRSRVFGMGGMLDLSRFKQFIHEATGYSRESTKALVIGEHGENMLPLTRFATVSGIPLPTLLPKEKLDEIFTATKGVAAEVIKLKGATVHAPGNAISAMIESVVQDKKQVIPVSTNLDGEYGQKDVSIGVPAVVGKKGVEKILELELNDEEKEWFNKGVDSVKNALSGVEF
- a CDS encoding PEFG-CTERM sorting domain-containing protein, whose amino-acid sequence is MKSKEVSILVIASLILLPFLGGESIAQSNQVLTVTTEKESYAAGEPIEVFGLVDIRLEGVEALIRVVSPVGNMVNVDQITVDTDGSFSKTISTSIGGLWKETGTYTIMVNYGENSTQVQFEYGGMMSAGVQATPEFAMEENEKMSQTIMIEDHSLDYELTCAEIQSMTPDTEMKSMIIAIKTDCDGELTITLPKDVIDTDENGFFVLVDGDETNHKASSVGDFWTLTIPFSYGSEEIEIIGTFVIPEFGTVAGLVLILAITSIIIISAKNKQIFIPKM
- the larB gene encoding nickel pincer cofactor biosynthesis protein LarB, producing MNISDILESVKNGKLSTDEAKKQLSLYTIEEIENFAKIDLGREARKGIPEVIFAERKENSEVKKIIKKVLEKTNAIVVSRIPKKNYQDICNFCKKNNLKISTGQNCTTILVYNKPVKKTKGKIGIITAGTSDIGIAEESRLMCESMNCSCITSYDVGIAGLHRIFPVLKKFVKSGVDAIIVVAGMEGALASVVSSSVNVPIIGVPTSIGYGYGEKGVAALAAMLQSCSLGLTVVNIDNGIGAGAAAAKIVNQINKR
- a CDS encoding CFI-box-CTERM domain-containing protein, whose translation is MKIVASGAVLLLMISIVSFGMPTLANAQSTEFPLTVSTDYPGYAENGEIIISGQVKESSLSEYTTPVTLMIVSPDGNIVKIDQLNLNSNNEFSTTLVAGGPLWKAGGDYTVKVNYGAQKAETSFNYAGGSGSITAPPPPPEPTPVPEPVIEEPVPVIEEPEPIAIVEPEPEPEPEPQALCGEGTVMKDGKCVAEQKEGGGCLIATAAFGSEMAPQVQFLREIRDNTVMNTQSGTTFMTGFNQFYYSFSPYVADYERENPVFKEAVKVTLTPMLTSLTLLNYVQVDTEEEMLGYGIGIILLNIGMYFVAPAAAIISIKNRLNRN
- a CDS encoding PEFG-CTERM sorting domain-containing protein, coding for MNVQSIVLLMAVMAVGSMGAASQAFAADTPIPLQIESNGVNFDHNSTIEINGQVGNMRDGTPVTVIVTGATGVVTIEQITPSSDGSFSLSVNTASPLMKYDGEYKIKATYGDAGINDVIVVTLEGGLVKQAPSHSGHEEGHHEAADLTKQLDYNISGGMVESITATGDDSLLVSIHMAEDDGELTITLSEDIITPFNDGSFFVLVNGEESDDAHQMGNKLMIPFDATTTDIEIVGTHVVPEFGTIAMIVLAVAIVSIIAVSAKSRLSIMPRV
- the larE gene encoding ATP-dependent sacrificial sulfur transferase LarE, producing MTSLIELLNWFDDKDKVLVSLSGGVDSALVAYAANKKLGKNAIAVTADYKTLSSEELDSAKSVAHEIGITHSIIEYSELENENFVKNDNKRCFYCRDELSTELIKLSDSLKINTIVDGTQSDDMGDYRPGIDALHRNGIRSPLLEVKFTKENVRKIAKNVGLSIYDKPSNSCLASRIPWGQRVTAEKLARIELSEKIIKQKIGVQQVRVRDINGLARIEVELDKLTLLDDVKTKNEIFSKLKMIGFSKVEINPNGYVSGSLNVILEN
- a CDS encoding DNA-directed RNA polymerase subunit H produces the protein MATKKNPILVPDHVYVPKHEIMTKKDAQKVLDEFNCKPTELPLIFVTDPAILGLGVKPGDMIRITRKSGTAGESTYYRYVVET
- the larC gene encoding nickel pincer cofactor biosynthesis protein LarC gives rise to the protein MVLFIDCQIAGISGDMILSSLVDIGANKSKIIDGIKESANFLEGSTIKKLDFTKVQKKGKSATQLVLELDENIHERKGTEIKNCIQLSCEKLELSDSAKEFAENSINTLINAESNVHGENESSVHFHEASSIDTVVDIVGTAIALDDLNLFDEEISCSHVAIGGGTVSFSHGVTSNPAYAITEIFKNSNIVVTGGPVTEELTTPTGASILVNLASSCKEFFVDMSIDSVGYGAGTKDFDGFANVLKIIQGKSNETLERDSVKILETNLDDVSGEVIANTIEKLMENGAKDVTVTQAITKKGRPTQLISVICSSQNTNSLLNILISETRTLGVRIRTSERYIVPRKILESDVTLENQKFTIHYKISDSDHFKLEFEDVKSISNALNISFNKTEELLKEQIKKKND